In a genomic window of Thermoproteus tenax Kra 1:
- a CDS encoding M42 family metallopeptidase has translation MQDFKALLKRLSEAFGPSGFEDEVRDLVIEEMRPYVDQIFVDKWGNVYGVKKGRTEYRAMVAAHMDEIGLVVDHVEKSGFLRVKPVGGWNEVTLVGQRVIIKARDGRKIRGVVGTRPPHITPPGKEREAPEMKDLFIDIGASSAEEVAKLGVEVGSVAVLDREFVDLAYDVVTGKAFDDRVGLAVMLYTLRQLDDIPVTLYAVATVQEEVGLRGASIAAERVNPHYAIALDTTVASDVPGASERDYVARVGKGPAIKVLDGGRAGLFIAHPRLRDFIVEVARREGIPHQLEVLYGGTTDALAIAFRREGVPAATISIPTRYIHSPVEVLKVDDAVNASKLLAATIRNSDSNFIESLLEKHIK, from the coding sequence ATGCAGGACTTCAAGGCACTGCTCAAAAGGCTATCCGAGGCCTTCGGCCCCTCGGGCTTTGAGGACGAGGTCCGCGACCTAGTTATAGAAGAGATGAGGCCCTACGTGGACCAGATATTCGTGGACAAGTGGGGCAATGTGTACGGCGTGAAGAAGGGACGCACGGAATACCGAGCAATGGTGGCCGCCCACATGGACGAGATAGGCCTCGTAGTAGACCACGTAGAGAAGAGCGGGTTCCTTCGCGTGAAGCCTGTAGGGGGGTGGAACGAAGTGACTCTGGTCGGCCAAAGGGTTATAATAAAGGCCAGAGATGGAAGGAAGATCAGAGGAGTGGTCGGCACTAGACCGCCCCACATAACGCCGCCCGGCAAAGAGAGAGAGGCCCCCGAGATGAAGGACCTCTTCATCGACATAGGCGCCTCGAGCGCCGAGGAGGTAGCAAAGCTGGGCGTAGAGGTGGGGTCGGTGGCTGTTTTGGATAGGGAGTTCGTCGACTTGGCCTACGACGTCGTGACCGGCAAGGCGTTCGACGACAGAGTGGGCCTTGCCGTGATGCTCTATACCCTTAGGCAGTTGGACGATATACCTGTGACTCTCTATGCAGTGGCGACCGTGCAGGAGGAGGTCGGCTTAAGGGGCGCATCAATAGCGGCGGAGCGCGTGAACCCCCATTACGCTATCGCGTTGGACACTACGGTGGCCTCGGACGTGCCCGGAGCCTCTGAGAGGGACTACGTGGCCAGAGTGGGCAAGGGGCCTGCGATCAAGGTCCTAGACGGCGGAAGGGCCGGGCTCTTCATCGCCCATCCGAGGCTCAGAGACTTCATAGTGGAAGTGGCCAGGAGGGAGGGTATACCGCACCAGCTCGAGGTCCTATACGGCGGAACCACCGACGCTCTGGCTATAGCCTTTAGACGGGAGGGCGTGCCGGCGGCCACAATATCTATTCCCACTCGCTATATCCACTCGCCTGTGGAGGTGCTCAAAGTGGACGACGCAGTCAATGCCTCCAAGCTGCTCGCCGCAACAATTAGAAACAGTGATTCTAACTTTATAGAATCTCTACTAGAAAAACATATAAAATAA
- a CDS encoding RtcB family protein, with the protein MAPPLNKISDYIWEIPKTYKQCMRVPVRVFADSVLLEKMKTDMTLEQGANVACLPGIYKYSIVLPDGHQGYGFPIGGVAAVDANEGVISPGGIGYDINCGVRVLRTNLTEKDVRPKLKELVDEIFRLVPPGVGETGHLKLSTSEFDKAITEGVEWAISKGFGWPEDKEFIEQKGSWDLADASKVSDRAKNRGKDQLGTLGSGNHFLEIQVVDKIFDERAAKTMGIEQEGQILVMIHTGSRGFGHQVATDYLMIMERKMREWGLRLPDRELAAAPLKDKVAEDYLKAMAAAANFAWTNRQIIMHWVREAFRRVFGSVEKVGLEIVYDVAHNIAKLEDHVVDDKGTVKRVWVHRKGATRAFPPGHPEIPAKYREIGQPVLIPGSMGSASWILVGTHEAMRITFGTAPHGAGRMLSREAAIRSFPPQKVRTELEKRGIIVRSAETEVISEEAPEAYKNVDLVVETAHQVGFAKKVVRQRPIGVVKG; encoded by the coding sequence ATGGCTCCACCTTTAAATAAGATCTCGGACTATATCTGGGAGATCCCCAAGACGTACAAACAGTGCATGAGGGTCCCCGTTAGGGTCTTCGCCGACTCTGTTCTATTGGAGAAAATGAAGACGGATATGACGTTAGAACAAGGCGCAAACGTCGCCTGTCTGCCGGGCATATACAAGTACAGCATAGTCCTTCCCGACGGCCACCAAGGCTATGGGTTCCCCATAGGGGGAGTTGCAGCGGTTGACGCCAATGAGGGCGTGATAAGCCCCGGCGGCATAGGCTATGATATCAACTGCGGAGTCAGAGTGTTGAGGACGAACCTAACTGAGAAGGACGTGAGGCCCAAGCTGAAGGAGCTAGTGGACGAGATATTCCGCCTCGTTCCGCCCGGCGTCGGGGAGACGGGCCATCTGAAACTCTCCACCTCCGAGTTCGACAAAGCCATAACAGAGGGCGTGGAGTGGGCGATATCTAAGGGATTTGGGTGGCCTGAGGACAAAGAGTTCATAGAACAGAAGGGGTCTTGGGATCTGGCCGATGCCTCCAAGGTGTCCGATAGAGCCAAAAACAGGGGCAAGGACCAGCTGGGCACTCTGGGCTCGGGCAACCACTTCTTGGAGATACAAGTCGTTGACAAGATATTCGACGAGAGGGCGGCCAAGACCATGGGCATTGAGCAAGAGGGACAGATCCTCGTTATGATACACACAGGCAGCAGAGGCTTCGGCCACCAAGTGGCCACAGACTACCTCATGATAATGGAGAGGAAGATGAGGGAGTGGGGGCTCAGGCTACCTGACCGCGAGCTTGCAGCGGCGCCTCTTAAAGACAAGGTGGCGGAAGATTACCTCAAGGCGATGGCCGCCGCCGCCAACTTCGCGTGGACAAACCGCCAGATAATAATGCATTGGGTGAGAGAGGCCTTCAGAAGAGTCTTTGGCTCTGTGGAGAAGGTCGGCCTCGAGATAGTGTACGACGTGGCCCACAACATAGCCAAACTGGAGGATCACGTGGTAGACGATAAAGGCACAGTTAAGAGAGTCTGGGTGCACCGCAAGGGAGCTACCAGGGCGTTTCCGCCTGGCCATCCGGAGATACCTGCCAAATATAGGGAGATCGGCCAACCTGTGCTTATACCGGGCAGCATGGGCTCCGCCTCGTGGATCTTAGTGGGCACGCACGAGGCCATGAGGATAACCTTCGGCACAGCCCCCCACGGCGCAGGCCGTATGTTGAGCCGCGAGGCGGCGATCAGATCGTTCCCGCCGCAGAAGGTGCGGACCGAGCTTGAGAAGAGGGGGATCATAGTCAGAAGCGCCGAAACTGAGGTTATCAGCGAGGAGGCCCCCGAGGCCTACAAGAACGTGGACCTGGTGGTTGAGACAGCGCACCAAGTGGGCTTTGCGAAGAAGGTCGTCCGCCAGCGGCCCATTGGGGTCGTCAAAGGCTAA
- a CDS encoding acetyl-CoA C-acetyltransferase has product MSLRNVYIVDFRRVPFSRFTRKEPQRDIYYNMRPEEVAAIVVRDLIERNGIRPEDVDDLITGMALQTGEGFLYGGRHIVFAAKLPVTIPAAAVDRQCASSITSVVMGANEIATGMADVVIAGGVEHMSRVPMYDNPHIVLNPKFFTEEYAFYELNIGYVMGLTAERLAEEAKISREEMDRWSLRSHQLAYKAQQEGYFKGEIIPVEVESEGRKIVVDYDMSVRPDTSLEKLSKLPPAFKADGVITAGNSSPLNTGAAYLLLMSERAVKKYGLQPMARFVSYGFAGVPPAVMGKGPVPASRKALEKAGLKVRDIDLWEINEAFAVVTLYAIKELGIEEDRVNKRGGAIAIGHPLGATGARIIGTLARQLQMEGKDRGVATLCVGGGQGAAVIIERV; this is encoded by the coding sequence ATGAGCCTACGCAACGTATACATAGTAGATTTTCGCCGAGTTCCCTTCAGCAGATTCACCAGAAAGGAGCCCCAGAGGGATATATACTATAATATGAGGCCAGAGGAAGTCGCAGCCATAGTGGTCAGGGACCTCATTGAGAGGAACGGCATAAGGCCAGAGGACGTTGACGACCTCATAACGGGCATGGCGTTACAGACAGGGGAGGGGTTCCTCTATGGAGGCAGACACATCGTCTTCGCCGCCAAGTTGCCTGTGACAATACCGGCGGCGGCCGTGGACAGGCAGTGCGCCTCTTCTATAACCTCCGTAGTGATGGGCGCCAATGAAATAGCGACCGGCATGGCCGACGTAGTGATAGCGGGAGGCGTCGAACATATGTCCAGAGTTCCGATGTACGACAATCCCCACATAGTGTTGAACCCCAAGTTCTTCACCGAAGAGTATGCCTTCTATGAGCTGAACATAGGATACGTCATGGGGCTCACTGCAGAGAGACTGGCGGAGGAGGCCAAGATCTCCAGAGAAGAGATGGACAGGTGGAGCTTGAGGAGCCATCAGCTGGCCTACAAGGCGCAACAAGAGGGCTACTTCAAGGGGGAAATAATACCTGTCGAGGTAGAGTCCGAGGGGAGGAAGATCGTTGTGGACTACGACATGTCCGTGAGGCCGGATACAAGTCTGGAGAAGTTGAGCAAACTGCCCCCGGCCTTCAAGGCGGACGGTGTGATAACGGCTGGCAACTCGTCGCCGCTCAACACGGGCGCCGCCTACCTCTTGCTGATGTCCGAGAGGGCCGTGAAGAAGTACGGCCTTCAGCCTATGGCTAGGTTCGTCAGCTACGGCTTCGCTGGAGTTCCGCCCGCCGTAATGGGAAAGGGACCTGTGCCGGCTTCTAGGAAGGCCCTGGAGAAAGCCGGCTTAAAGGTTAGAGATATAGATCTGTGGGAGATCAACGAGGCATTCGCGGTGGTTACTCTATATGCCATAAAGGAGTTAGGGATAGAGGAGGACAGAGTTAACAAGAGGGGAGGGGCCATAGCGATAGGCCACCCCCTCGGAGCGACGGGCGCCCGGATAATCGGCACTTTGGCCAGACAGTTGCAGATGGAGGGCAAGGACAGAGGAGTTGCGACTTTATGTGTTGGCGGAGGCCAAGGCGCCGCAGTGATAATTGAACGAGTATAA
- a CDS encoding DsrE family protein: MGKAVVLLADNDLARAYHALAIAISAKAMGYDVTLFLTGLGVYIASKRPKTRLIGVPSIARWYVNWKLKKIGAKSVDELAQEALRAGIQIYVDEPVAKMLGVDVLDGVKYGGTMTFVALSREADLVLTF, encoded by the coding sequence ATGGGCAAAGCCGTTGTACTTCTCGCCGATAACGACCTAGCGAGGGCCTACCACGCTTTGGCCATCGCTATATCGGCTAAGGCGATGGGTTACGACGTAACCCTCTTTTTGACGGGTCTGGGCGTCTATATAGCGTCGAAGCGGCCCAAGACAAGGCTGATTGGCGTGCCTTCGATCGCGCGTTGGTACGTTAATTGGAAGCTGAAGAAAATCGGCGCAAAGAGCGTAGACGAGTTGGCCCAGGAGGCTTTGAGGGCTGGGATCCAGATATATGTGGACGAGCCGGTGGCCAAAATGTTGGGCGTCGACGTGCTCGACGGAGTTAAATATGGAGGCACTATGACCTTTGTGGCTCTGAGCAGGGAGGCTGATCTAGTCTTGACGTTTTAG
- a CDS encoding CorA family divalent cation transporter produces MYNLNEEDNYLVIELASIALKDDDIVESRIVLKTDRAGAVLEGGYKSVDDALNVSAESLLDVIDRVEAEMDKIEYALESDLRVEPMQIYDVSYLVHAVYDHAMALRALANQLARRRLVKRKTAERIRYASRRAAALRRGLLDLRLLYLSQIQSSINISMKRMTLVSTLALPAILISSIYGMNLSHIPLADNPLAVFGIMALASAIFALLVYRM; encoded by the coding sequence ATGTACAATTTAAATGAGGAGGATAATTACTTAGTTATAGAATTAGCTTCAATAGCTTTAAAGGATGACGACATAGTCGAAAGTAGGATTGTTCTTAAGACCGATAGGGCGGGGGCTGTGTTGGAGGGCGGATATAAATCGGTGGACGACGCATTGAACGTATCCGCCGAATCGCTCCTGGATGTAATTGATCGCGTGGAGGCAGAGATGGACAAAATCGAATACGCCTTGGAGTCAGACCTGAGGGTGGAGCCGATGCAGATATATGATGTATCATACCTCGTCCACGCAGTCTACGACCACGCGATGGCCCTCAGAGCGTTGGCCAACCAACTAGCGCGGAGGAGGCTCGTGAAGCGTAAAACCGCGGAGCGCATCAGATACGCATCCAGACGGGCCGCCGCCCTAAGGCGCGGCCTCTTAGATCTAAGGCTGCTCTACCTTAGCCAAATTCAAAGCTCGATAAACATCTCCATGAAGAGGATGACCCTAGTGAGCACGCTCGCGCTACCTGCCATACTAATATCGAGTATATACGGCATGAACCTCTCGCACATCCCGCTCGCCGACAATCCCCTAGCCGTTTTCGGCATAATGGCTCTTGCCTCTGCCATATTCGCCCTACTGGTTTATAGAATGTAA
- a CDS encoding DUF1512 domain-containing protein, with product MILQTTTGSSLWYWIITTIIWFAAIYIYQEFYYIQRPLWQIGGFLSYLGQMIRSASNDIGNHLERLKRQGVGRKDVDDVIKRMLDFTVIPPTSLDPFGIVPKYKNILNAYETAAESEVAKLVGDNTVSVKNVSTALEALREINFLYKIVDHYYRIARKYKLYVYAMQLSMLLPILKEVSDALNGAVSAFLKGLPVGDSAGPMVAYNVSKTCSQPIVHDGIKDTSITECDFEGRRLFIIKARGPGSTVGRPDEGVEFVFEKLGVRPKYIITVDAALKLEGERTGDIAEGVGVAMGGVGAEKFNIEGIATKYGVPLYAFLIKMREAEALTAMTKEIYEAVQMVSKRVVDFLREKTQPGDAVVLVGVGNTVGVAQ from the coding sequence ATGATCTTGCAAACTACAACCGGGTCGAGCTTGTGGTACTGGATAATAACTACGATAATATGGTTTGCTGCAATATACATATATCAAGAGTTCTATTATATACAGAGGCCCTTGTGGCAGATAGGAGGATTTCTGTCATACTTGGGGCAGATGATAAGGAGCGCCTCCAACGACATAGGCAATCATCTGGAGAGGCTGAAGAGACAGGGGGTAGGCCGTAAAGACGTCGACGATGTGATAAAGAGGATGTTGGACTTCACAGTAATTCCGCCTACTAGCTTGGACCCGTTCGGCATAGTTCCCAAGTATAAGAACATCTTGAACGCGTATGAGACTGCCGCCGAGTCTGAAGTGGCCAAGCTGGTCGGAGACAATACCGTCTCTGTGAAGAACGTCTCGACGGCGCTCGAGGCCCTAAGAGAAATAAACTTTCTATATAAAATAGTTGATCATTATTATAGGATAGCGAGGAAGTATAAATTATATGTATATGCTATGCAGCTCTCGATGTTGTTGCCCATCTTGAAGGAGGTGTCCGACGCCTTAAACGGAGCCGTCTCGGCGTTTCTGAAGGGGCTGCCCGTGGGCGATAGTGCGGGCCCCATGGTCGCCTACAATGTCTCTAAGACTTGCTCTCAACCGATAGTACACGATGGGATAAAGGATACATCGATCACTGAGTGCGATTTCGAGGGAAGGCGTCTGTTCATAATAAAGGCTAGGGGGCCCGGCAGCACTGTGGGCAGACCCGATGAGGGCGTTGAGTTCGTCTTCGAGAAACTGGGAGTGAGGCCGAAGTACATAATAACTGTCGACGCAGCCCTAAAGCTCGAGGGCGAGAGGACGGGCGACATAGCGGAGGGCGTCGGCGTAGCCATGGGGGGAGTTGGGGCTGAGAAGTTCAACATAGAGGGCATAGCGACTAAGTACGGCGTTCCGTTGTACGCCTTTTTGATAAAGATGAGGGAGGCTGAGGCGCTTACGGCGATGACCAAGGAGATCTACGAGGCCGTACAGATGGTCAGCAAGAGGGTCGTGGACTTCTTGAGGGAGAAGACTCAGCCGGGCGATGCTGTTGTCCTAGTCGGCGTGGGCAACACCGTTGGAGTCGCCCAGTGA
- a CDS encoding translation initiation factor IF-2 subunit beta produces the protein MSSDKEYVDLLERAYKVVTPRAQRRAEIPKLEVQILPRRTVVVNLGQIAKRLNRDPAHIAKFFQKELATPGSIDGESLVLSGERNPKVVEAVYERYLKYFVICPVCGSIDTVLQREGRVYMLRCTACGATTPVKPI, from the coding sequence GTGTCCTCAGATAAGGAGTACGTGGACCTATTGGAGCGAGCCTATAAGGTCGTAACGCCGAGGGCGCAGAGGAGAGCGGAGATCCCCAAGCTCGAGGTGCAGATACTACCTAGGAGGACCGTCGTGGTAAACTTGGGCCAGATAGCCAAGAGGTTGAACAGAGACCCCGCGCATATAGCAAAGTTCTTCCAGAAGGAGTTGGCCACGCCGGGCTCTATCGATGGAGAGTCTCTGGTTCTAAGCGGGGAGCGTAACCCGAAGGTGGTCGAGGCAGTCTACGAGCGATATCTCAAGTACTTCGTGATATGCCCCGTCTGCGGCTCTATCGACACCGTGCTCCAGAGGGAGGGGCGCGTCTACATGTTGCGTTGCACGGCCTGCGGAGCGACCACGCCGGTGAAGCCAATATAA
- a CDS encoding acyltransferase, producing the protein MGFISRKAVVLARYVDHAAVILGPTTIGRDAVVDAVVIGYPTRGKLLGSFASMDEVSEGARIGDRAIIRGGSVIYERVAIGSDVELGHNVLIREETQIDDGVRIGTGTIIEKGVKIGRSAWIQSMVYIPNGTIIEEGVFIGPNAVITNDKYPPSKRLDPVVIKRGAVIGANATLVAGIEIGEGSVVAAGAVVTRDVPPGVVVAGVPAREISRVDDYLKKREAYEREP; encoded by the coding sequence ATGGGGTTCATATCAAGAAAGGCGGTGGTGCTCGCTCGGTATGTGGACCACGCTGCAGTGATCTTGGGACCGACCACAATAGGAAGAGACGCAGTCGTCGACGCCGTAGTCATCGGCTATCCGACCCGCGGAAAGCTCCTAGGGAGCTTCGCGTCCATGGACGAGGTCAGTGAGGGCGCACGGATAGGGGACAGGGCTATAATCAGAGGAGGCTCCGTGATATACGAGAGAGTGGCGATTGGGTCAGACGTCGAGCTGGGCCACAACGTGTTGATAAGAGAGGAGACTCAGATCGACGATGGCGTCAGAATAGGCACAGGGACTATAATAGAGAAGGGAGTAAAGATAGGGAGGAGCGCGTGGATACAGTCGATGGTCTATATACCTAACGGCACAATAATAGAGGAGGGGGTCTTCATAGGGCCCAACGCTGTTATTACAAACGACAAATATCCTCCGAGCAAGCGGCTCGACCCTGTGGTCATCAAGAGGGGTGCAGTGATAGGAGCGAACGCCACATTGGTGGCGGGGATCGAGATAGGGGAGGGCTCCGTCGTGGCCGCTGGGGCCGTGGTCACGAGAGATGTGCCGCCCGGCGTAGTGGTGGCGGGGGTGCCTGCCCGCGAGATATCCAGAGTGGACGATTATCTGAAGAAGCGCGAGGCGTACGAGAGGGAGCCCTAG
- a CDS encoding sulfurtransferase TusA family protein: MRTYNIRGPCPELAITLARAMEELAPGEQALFVTRWRYVAEDIRSAAPSMGFEVLSVTERGGNVEILVRKRA; the protein is encoded by the coding sequence ATGAGGACGTACAACATTAGGGGCCCCTGCCCGGAGCTCGCAATAACTCTCGCTAGGGCTATGGAGGAGCTAGCGCCCGGGGAGCAAGCGTTGTTTGTTACAAGGTGGAGGTACGTAGCTGAGGACATAAGATCTGCGGCGCCCTCTATGGGGTTCGAGGTGCTCTCTGTTACAGAAAGAGGAGGAAACGTCGAGATACTTGTGAGGAAACGCGCCTAA
- a CDS encoding 3-hydroxyacyl-CoA dehydrogenase/enoyl-CoA hydratase family protein produces MAKKVAVIGAGTMGHGIAELFAIAGYEVALVDVAEEFLKRALQNIELSLKKLAEKGQLKEDYTVILSRIKPIVNDVCKAVEGAELMVEAVIEEIETKRKVFAEADRCAPPNAILATNTSSLPITEISEAVSERRRPLVAGMHFFNPPPLMPLVEIIRGKYTSDETVKKIAEYAAQLGKQTVVVNRDVPGFIVNRILARLNDAACWTVARGEADIIAVDSALRYRVGLPMGAFLLMDYVGIDVICFIGDAMAKRGFKTHPCHLITEKCQQKKYGVKTGEGFYKYPAPGKFQWPDIPKEPGEKLDIAALLAPAINEAAYLVREGIATKEDVDKAVRLGLNWPKGPLELADELGIDVVVKVLEAWKAKTGFEEFAPDPLLVQMASSNKLGRKTGEGFYVYSKAEEKRLETLIIRYEPPIVWIVLNRPERLNAINQKMVEELSSALDEISRMDFERARAVIITGTGRAFSAGADITGFVGTTPLLAYKLSRGLHEITEKIEKLDRPVICALNGYTLGGGLELALACDIRIASETAILGQPEVNIGLFPGGGGTQRLARLVGLARAKELIFTGDNISAKDAERIGLVNKVVPPERLEQEARSLALKLAEKPPIALAMAKYSINYGYEAPLWAALDLEAAHFGIVFSTEDLYEGVSAFLQKRKPQYKGK; encoded by the coding sequence ATGGCTAAAAAAGTCGCAGTTATCGGCGCTGGCACAATGGGCCACGGCATAGCTGAGCTATTCGCTATAGCTGGGTACGAAGTGGCCCTGGTTGACGTGGCCGAGGAGTTCCTCAAGAGGGCCCTTCAAAACATAGAGTTATCTCTCAAGAAGTTGGCCGAGAAGGGCCAACTCAAGGAGGACTACACGGTGATCCTCTCCAGAATAAAGCCTATTGTGAACGATGTGTGCAAGGCAGTGGAGGGGGCCGAGCTGATGGTGGAGGCCGTGATAGAGGAGATAGAGACCAAGAGGAAGGTCTTCGCAGAGGCAGACAGATGTGCGCCGCCCAATGCAATCTTGGCCACTAACACATCCAGTTTGCCCATAACCGAGATCTCGGAGGCCGTCAGCGAGAGGAGGCGCCCGCTGGTGGCCGGGATGCACTTCTTCAATCCGCCGCCTCTAATGCCCCTGGTCGAGATAATAAGGGGTAAGTACACAAGCGACGAGACGGTCAAAAAGATAGCTGAGTACGCTGCCCAACTGGGCAAACAGACGGTAGTGGTCAACAGGGACGTGCCGGGCTTTATAGTCAACAGAATATTGGCCAGGCTCAACGACGCGGCGTGTTGGACGGTGGCCAGAGGCGAGGCCGACATAATTGCCGTGGACTCAGCTCTGAGGTATAGAGTTGGCCTGCCCATGGGCGCATTCCTCCTTATGGACTACGTGGGCATCGACGTCATATGCTTTATCGGCGACGCCATGGCCAAACGCGGTTTCAAGACGCATCCTTGCCATCTGATCACCGAGAAGTGCCAACAGAAGAAATATGGCGTAAAGACCGGCGAGGGCTTCTACAAGTACCCCGCCCCCGGCAAGTTCCAGTGGCCCGACATACCCAAGGAGCCCGGCGAGAAGCTGGACATAGCCGCCCTGTTGGCCCCGGCCATAAACGAGGCGGCCTACCTCGTCAGAGAGGGTATAGCCACAAAGGAGGACGTAGACAAGGCCGTGAGACTTGGCTTAAACTGGCCGAAGGGCCCGCTAGAGCTAGCAGATGAGCTGGGCATAGACGTTGTGGTGAAGGTGCTTGAGGCTTGGAAGGCTAAGACGGGCTTTGAGGAATTCGCGCCAGATCCCCTCCTGGTGCAGATGGCGAGCTCCAACAAGTTGGGCAGGAAGACCGGCGAGGGCTTCTATGTATACTCGAAGGCTGAAGAGAAGAGACTAGAGACTTTGATAATCCGCTACGAGCCGCCAATAGTCTGGATCGTGTTAAACAGGCCGGAGAGGCTAAACGCGATAAACCAAAAGATGGTAGAGGAGCTCTCTTCCGCTCTCGACGAGATTTCAAGGATGGACTTTGAGAGGGCTCGCGCTGTGATAATCACCGGCACCGGCCGTGCCTTCTCAGCAGGAGCCGACATAACGGGGTTCGTGGGCACTACGCCGTTACTCGCCTACAAGCTGTCCAGAGGCCTCCACGAAATCACAGAGAAGATTGAAAAACTGGACAGGCCGGTCATATGCGCCTTAAACGGATATACGTTGGGCGGAGGCCTCGAGCTGGCCCTCGCGTGCGACATAAGGATAGCCTCGGAGACGGCCATATTGGGACAGCCAGAGGTCAACATAGGCCTCTTCCCGGGCGGGGGAGGCACTCAGAGGCTTGCGAGGCTGGTGGGCCTTGCCAGAGCCAAGGAGCTCATATTCACAGGGGATAACATCTCCGCCAAGGACGCCGAGAGGATAGGTCTTGTGAACAAAGTGGTGCCTCCGGAGAGGCTGGAGCAAGAGGCCAGATCACTGGCCCTCAAGCTTGCCGAAAAACCGCCGATAGCTCTGGCGATGGCCAAATACTCTATAAACTACGGCTATGAAGCTCCGCTGTGGGCCGCCCTAGATCTAGAGGCGGCGCATTTCGGTATAGTGTTCTCCACGGAGGATTTGTATGAGGGCGTGAGCGCATTCTTGCAGAAGAGGAAGCCGCAATATAAGGGCAAATGA